The genomic interval TGACAAATGCTGACACGCTTTTGTCATGGTTCAACATCCATTAAAAGCAGATTATCCTGCAAAAATATATTTTTTCAAAATAAAAAAGCTACCCTTATGCAATATGCTTAAGGATAGCTTTTTCCACTATATTTCTCTATTTGACACTTATAATTGCATTAGAATTAAAGGGATTTTTTCTGACTGCCAGAGAAAACAAATATGGATAATCAGATTTCAAATGTTCCATGTGACTGACCCATTGAACCAGTACAGCTCTAATCGCTCTTTCTATATCTATTGCTAAATGATCTTTATCTGTTTTGGGCATATCTTCTATATTTTTCCTGGCCATGATTTCATCCGAAAGGTGAAATACAGCCCAAAGCATATCTGTAAATATTTCATGCTCTAGCAAATTGGGATTTTCCAATAGCCGAAGCACGAACATCCTGTGCTACCAAGATACTCTTTTAGATTAATTAACTCTGAATCTTTGCATACAATGTGGAAAGTTGCGCTTGCTACTGCCTGCCTAGCTCGAGAAAAATCCTTTTGAGTCCATTTTTCGGAAACATCGACAAGGTTTTTAAGCTTTGACCTCTGGGTTTCAAAGCTCACGAGGTGCTTAATCAGTTCCGTCCCTGCCTCACTGAAAAAGGCTCCCACGGCCATGTTCGTCTTTTTAAGTCGCTCTCTCTTTTCTCTTGCCGATAGTACTTTCCCCAAGATTACAGTTACTATCGCAACTTGCAATGGCAAAAAAGCCATGTCCTGCAAAAAGTAAAAAACGGTATCTCTTGGAGATTCAAATCTTGCTAACTGATATGAGTAAATGCTTATAGACATAAACACCAATGCTGCAATACCTACAAATGTCGAATTAACTTTTTCACATCTTCCTCCTTAAATATGTCACCTTATTCACAATATAAGAACAAGCAATAAAGCCACAAGAATAAATATAAGGCAACCACAGCCTCCACCTTTCTTTGTTCTTGCTTCTATGCCATCATCAACTAATTGTTCGATAACGTAAACGCCGGGAGCGTCCTTGCTATTCTCCATCGCCAATCCCCAAGAATATTGTCAAATGCTATTTACTTATAGTACCATATGGTATCAGCAGAACGAAATTGTTTTTATGTGGATTTAGGTATATAATTATGAAAAGATCAAAAGGAGAGGCAATATGAGAGTTTTAAATCCCAAAATTACAAATAGCGTTTTCTATATAGCAATTACAGTGTCAATCTACAATATACTTCAGATTTACTTAGCTAGAAGAAGTCTTCCTGCAGGCATGTGTCCCGTGGACAATAACTCCGCAGGAATCACATTATCACTTGCATTGATATTTGTCTATTTTGTGATGACATTCTTTACACTCAAGGAATAGAAAAAAATTAAGCTGAAGGCTAATCGAGCTTTCAGCTTTTCTATCGTCCGCCTATTAGTTTTACATGGCATGCTCTATTTCTCGGTCCGTCAAATTCGCAAAAATAAATGCTCTGCCATGTTCCAAGCACCATCTTTCCATGGACTACCGGAATGCTTTGCGATACCCCCACCAAGCTTGTTTTTATGTGAGCCGCTGTATTTCCTTCCCCATGGAGGTACTTTCGATGGTTCCATGGATGCGCTTCATCAAGCTGCATCAAGATGTCATGAACAACGTCTGGGTCTGCCCCTTCATTTATAGTAATACCCGCTGTTGTATGGGGAGAGTATACAACTACAATGCCATCCATTATCCCTTCTTCTGAGACTGCATTTTCAATTGCTTGCGTGATATCTATCATCTGAGACCTTTTTTGAGTTTTTATTGAAATTTTTTTATGCATTTTTTCACCCTTTTCCATAGTTTACATTTCTGTTTACAAAGCCCTACTTATATAATATCATGATACTTGCCACAAAAGGCGATTCAAGCCCAACGGAGGATAAAATGACTAATTTGAAACTATTTTCGGGACTCAATGACAAAGTATTTATAAAAACCATGCTTATGATAGCATTGCCGGTTATGCTCCAAAGTTTCACTACTTCCCTTCTAAATTTAATAGATACCGTCATGGTAGGAAAACTTGGCGAAATAGAGATCGCCGCCGTAGGCATAGCAAACCAGTATTTCTTCTTTTTCAACATGCTTCTCATAGGCATATGCGGAGGCTGCAGCGTATTTATCGCCCAGTATTGGGGCAAAAGAGACTTAACTAACATAAAAAGGATTCTTGGTATAGGCATCCTGTCAATTGCAGCTTCTGCCTTTGTATTTGCTGTCATCGGTTTTTTTTACGCTGAAAATATAATATCCATTTTCAGCAATGACTCCATAGTCATAAAATCTGGTTCAAGGTATTTGAAAGTTGCAGTATTCAGCTATGCGTTTACAGGCATGACCTTTCTTTACAGCTTCTCCCTTCGCTCCATAGGAAAAGCAACTCAACCGCTTGTAATAAACCTAATAGCACTTGCTATTAACATAATCCTTAACTACATATTGATATTCGGCAAGTTGGGAGCCCCAGCTCTCGGCGTTGCAGGGGCGGCTACAGCTACTCTAGTTGCCAGAATTATCGAGATGACGATACTTCTGATTTCCATATATGCACTAAAAAGCCCCTTAGCTGGAAAAATACGAGAACTTACAGACATAAGCACCAGCTATTTCAAGAGCACCTACAGGACCATACTCCCTGTAGTACTCAACGATCTTTGCTGGGGATTGGCAAGCCTCGTCTACATAGCGGTTTATGGAAGGATGGGAACTCAGGCAGTAGCAAGCATTCAGATATGCAACACGGTCAACAATCTGTTCATGGTGGTCGCCTTCGGCCTTTCAAATGCGGCTGCGGTTATGATAGGCAACAGCATCGGAGAGGATGATATGGAAAAGACTAAATCATATGCCAAAAACCTGGTCGCGACATCAATCCTGGCGAGCATTATTCTAGGATTGATACTTGCAATTTCCTCTCCTTATATACTTAATTTTTTCAATATATCAAGCCAAGTAAGATCAAGCGCCCAAATAATCCTTTACATGATTTCCGTGGTGTTTTTTATAAGAGTATTGGGAATCATGCTTATAGTCGGAATACTTAGAGGTGGCGGAGATGCAACTAGAGCCCTTATCATTGAGGGTTTTACCATGTGGTTTATAGGTGTTCCACTGATTTTGGCAGGAGCCTTTCTGTGGAAGCTTCCTGTTCATTTGGTATATGCACTGGCAATTTTTGAAGAAATATTCAAATGTGCTATCAGTTTGTTCAGATTAAAATCCGGCAAATGGATCAATAATTTAACGTAAGAAACCGGCATACTTGTTTTGCCGGTTTCTTAAAGTCTGTCATTGCGATATATGGAGTGCTGGCTTACTTGCTTTCAGTTGCGATGTATTCAATAGCTGCAACTGTGTCGTCCACAAAAATGAATTGAAGCTTTCCTTCTCCTTGCTCATAAACGAAAGCACCGTCCATGTTCTGGTAGTCTTCTCCGTATGTACCCAACACCTTATCCTTGGTGTCTCCAATATAAACACCTTCCGACGTAACAACGCTGTCATCCTTTAGTATTATTGCAGATACGTAATCGGTGTCTCCTGAGGGATATGTGTGCACTTCGAAACTGCCGTAAGAGTAGATTTTATCGATTCCGTCAAAGGCACAGCTAGGAGCCTCGAAATAGCTTCTTTCTTCACCTAATTTTGATAAAACCTCAGACGCTTCCATGTTGACTGTTATCAGCGCACCATTGTGCTCAAACTCATAATTTGCTTCATCTTCCACCTCATCCTGCTGACCACCATTTTGTCCGTTTCCATTTTGATTTTCATCCACAGCTTCATCCGAACATGCCGCAAAGGAAAACACAAGAATCCCAATCAGCATGAAGCACAGTAGTATCTTTTTCATCTTTATCTCCTCCGTTCTAATTTCATTCTCCTTTAATACTTTTTAGGTATCCGTATTTTTCAAGTTCTTTATATTGGCGGGTTTTCATCCCATGGTAAAATTCACACTTCTCTTCCCAAATCTCAGAAAGATCTCTGTCGTTTCGCCAATCTTTTAATCCATATCTATCTTGAAGAAAGTTCCCTAAATAAATCGACAGCTTTTCAGCGCCCGTGACGTTTAGATGTAATCCTGCATCGTAGGTATCTACAGAGAAATCTATACCCGTCTCTTCTATCAGTTCTAGAAAATTTATATATTTAATGTCATGTCTATTAGCATAATCCACCATCTGTTCCTCCCACTGATCATACCAAAACGGGTACAGGCTCGGGGCTTTGATCAATAGAAGCTCGATATCGTTTTCCTTGCAAAGCTCAACCATCATATCCAGATACTTATATGCATTTTCTCCGAAATCATAATTCGGCAGTACCCTTCCCTCTGGTATGGTCTCTACCGGCTTGATATCCGCTCTCATATAGTAGCCATTGTGGAATCTTCGCTCTCTTTTAAGTGCTTCTGCGAAATCTTCTCTGCTAAGTTCGCTCCATCTGGAATGGTATCTCAAAATAGGGAAGACATAGCTTATCATATCCTCTTCCGGAAGCATTGATGCTCTGATGGATTTAAATTTCTGAACAGATGGTCTCATGCCGTCAAGAGTCATCCTGTTGTATGCTTCATTTTGAGGCTGATCGTATTTCATCGCCAATACGCTGAATATGACAACCTCTGGCTTTTCGTATTTCAAAGTCTCTTCTAGGAGGTAATAGCTCTGCCATATAAGCTGCTGAGCGCTTCCTCTGATAAAACTGGTTATTCCGTATTCTTCCCATAGAGTTATGGGTGAGATGTTTTCGTAAACCTCACAATCGCCAATGATTATAACGTCATGAGGAGTGTCCTCATGATAATATTCCTCTATAAGGGCTCCTTCAACGATTCCTGTTGTATATTTGGGCATCAAAATTCTTTGCCCCAAACCAAGTCCTCCAAAGGCAATGACAAAGGTTAACGTAATGCTAAAGAATTTTTTCATAAGAACTTCTCCTAAAACTGATTATATATGAACTGGGATGATTCGTACCCAATTCCGTATGCTCCGAACACTATTATCGCTACAAACAGCAGGTAGAACACAGCTCTTCCCACTATAGCAGGCTTGCTGTAAAGCTGCTCTCTGA from Alkalibacter saccharofermentans DSM 14828 carries:
- a CDS encoding secondary thiamine-phosphate synthase enzyme YjbQ; the protein is MHKKISIKTQKRSQMIDITQAIENAVSEEGIMDGIVVVYSPHTTAGITINEGADPDVVHDILMQLDEAHPWNHRKYLHGEGNTAAHIKTSLVGVSQSIPVVHGKMVLGTWQSIYFCEFDGPRNRACHVKLIGGR
- a CDS encoding SGNH/GDSL hydrolase family protein, which encodes MKKFFSITLTFVIAFGGLGLGQRILMPKYTTGIVEGALIEEYYHEDTPHDVIIIGDCEVYENISPITLWEEYGITSFIRGSAQQLIWQSYYLLEETLKYEKPEVVIFSVLAMKYDQPQNEAYNRMTLDGMRPSVQKFKSIRASMLPEEDMISYVFPILRYHSRWSELSREDFAEALKRERRFHNGYYMRADIKPVETIPEGRVLPNYDFGENAYKYLDMMVELCKENDIELLLIKAPSLYPFWYDQWEEQMVDYANRHDIKYINFLELIEETGIDFSVDTYDAGLHLNVTGAEKLSIYLGNFLQDRYGLKDWRNDRDLSEIWEEKCEFYHGMKTRQYKELEKYGYLKSIKGE
- a CDS encoding MATE family efflux transporter; this translates as MTNLKLFSGLNDKVFIKTMLMIALPVMLQSFTTSLLNLIDTVMVGKLGEIEIAAVGIANQYFFFFNMLLIGICGGCSVFIAQYWGKRDLTNIKRILGIGILSIAASAFVFAVIGFFYAENIISIFSNDSIVIKSGSRYLKVAVFSYAFTGMTFLYSFSLRSIGKATQPLVINLIALAINIILNYILIFGKLGAPALGVAGAATATLVARIIEMTILLISIYALKSPLAGKIRELTDISTSYFKSTYRTILPVVLNDLCWGLASLVYIAVYGRMGTQAVASIQICNTVNNLFMVVAFGLSNAAAVMIGNSIGEDDMEKTKSYAKNLVATSILASIILGLILAISSPYILNFFNISSQVRSSAQIILYMISVVFFIRVLGIMLIVGILRGGGDATRALIIEGFTMWFIGVPLILAGAFLWKLPVHLVYALAIFEEIFKCAISLFRLKSGKWINNLT